Proteins found in one Xenopus laevis strain J_2021 chromosome 1L, Xenopus_laevis_v10.1, whole genome shotgun sequence genomic segment:
- the enc1.L gene encoding ectodermal-neural cortex 1 (with BTB domain) L homeolog, translating into MSVGIHENRKSRASTGSMNIYLFHKSSYADSVLTHLNLLRKQCLFTDVLLLAGNRSFPCHRAVLAACSRYFEAMFSGGLKESQANEVNFHSAVHPEVLELLLDYAYSSRVIINEENAESLLEAGDMLEFQDIRDACAEFLEKNLHPTNCLGMLLLSDAHQCTKLNELSWKMCLNNFQTICKTEDFLQLPKDLVVQLLSNEELETEDERMVYESAMNWIHYDLNKRHCYLSELLQTVRLALLPAIYLMENVAMEELIIKQKKSKELVEEAIRCKLKILQNDGVVTSLCAKPRKTGHALFLLGGQTFMCDKLYLVDQKAKEIIPKADIPSPRKEFSACAIGCKVYITGGRGSENGVSKDVWVYDTLHEEWSKAAPMLVARFGHGSAELKHCLYVVGGHTAATGCLPASPSVSLKQVEQYDPITNKWTMVAPLREGVSNAAVVSAKLKLFAFGGTSVSHDKLPKVQCYDPSENRWSVPATCPQPWRYTAAAVLGTQIFIMGGDTEFSACSAYKFNSETYQWTKAGDVTAKRMSCHAVASGNKLFVVGGYFGIQRCKTLDCYDPTLDVWNSITTVPYSLIPTAFVSTWKHLPS; encoded by the coding sequence ATGTCAGTCGGCATACATGAAAACCGCAAGTCAAGGGCCAGCACTGGCTCCATGAACATCTACTTGTTCCACAAGTCTTCATATGCGGACAGTGTCCTCACTCACCTGAACCTATTACGAAAGCAATGTCTCTTCACCGATGTCCTGTTGCTGGCTGGAAACCGGTCATTCCCCTGCCACCGGGCTGTCCTTGCCGCTTGCAGTCGCTACTTTGAGGCTATGTTTAGTGGCGGACTGAAAGAAAGCCAAGCCAATGAGGTGAACTTCCACAGTGCTGTTCACCCAGAAGTCCTTGAACTCCTCCTAGATTATGCCTACTCCTCCAGAGTCATTATCAATGAAGAAAATGCAGAGTCTCTTCTTGAAGCTGGAGATATGCTGGAGTTTCAGGATATCAGAGATGCATGTGCAGAGTTCTTGGAGAAAAATCTTCACCCAACCAACTGCCTGGGCATGCTGCTCCTCTCAGACGCCCATCAGTGCACTAAGTTAAACGAGTTGTCCTGGAAAATGTGCCTTAACAACTTCCAGACCATTTGCAAAACTGAAGACTTTCTCCAGCTGCCCAAAGACCTGGTAGTACAGCTATTATCCAATGAAGAACTGGAAACAGAGGATGAGCGGATGGTGTATGAGTCCGCAATGAACTGGATTCATTATGATCTCAATAAGCGACATTGTTAcctttctgaactgttacagacTGTGCGATTAGCTCTGTTACCAGCAATTTATCTCATGGAGAATGTTGCAATGGAAGAGCTTATTATTAAACAGAAGAAAAGCAAAGAGCTGGTAGAAGAAGCTATCAGgtgcaaattaaaaatattgcaaaacgATGGTGTAGTCACAAGCTTGTGTGCCAAACCTAGAAAAACTGGCCATGCTTTGTTTCTCTTGGGTgggcagactttcatgtgtgaTAAACTATATCTGGTAGATCAGAAGGCTAAAGAAATCATCCCCAAGGCTGACATTCCAAGCCCTCGAAAGGAGTTTAGTGCATGTGCAATTGGTTGCAAAGTGTACATCACTGGTGGCAGGGGGTCAGAGAATGGTGTCTCAAAGGATGTTTGGGTCTATGATACACTCCACGAGGAGTGGTCAAAAGCCGCACCTATGCTAGTGGCACGGTTTGGGCATGGCTCTGCTGAACTGAAGCACTGTTTGTATGTAGTAGGAGGCCACACTGCGGCAACAGGTTGTCTTCCTGCATCTCCGTCTGTGTCCTTAAAACAAGTTGAGCAGTATGACCCTATAACCAACAAATGGACAATGGTTGCTCCTCTGAGAGAAGGGGTGAGCAATGCTGCCGTGGTTAGTGCAAAGCTCAAGCTTTTTGCTTTTGGAGGAACTAGTGTTAGCCATGACAAGTTGCCCAAAGTTCAGTGCTATGACCCCTCTGAAAACCGATGGTCTGTACCAGCTACTTGCCCTCAGCCTTGGCGCTACACCGCTGCTGCAGTACTGGGAACGCAGATATTCATCATGGGTGGCGACACAGAATTCTCTGCCTGCTCCGCTTACAAATTCAACAGTGAGACTTACCAGTGGACTAAGGCAGGGGATGTGACTGCTAAACGAATGAGCTGTCACGCAGTAGCATCTGGCAATAAACTTTTTGTCGTTGGAGGCTATTTTGGGATCCAGAGATGCAAAACACTGGACTGCTATGACCCCACGCTTGATGTATGGAACAGTATCACCACTGTACCATACTCTCTTATTCCAACGGCATTTGTCAGCACATGGAAACATTTGCCATCTTAA